TCCCAGATGAAAGTGAATTGCTTGTTTCTCCTAGCACATATCCTTTCCCGCTAAAAGGGATTACCAGCTGTGTCTCACCTCTGCTGGGTTTATCTGCAAAAGAAGCAAGTAAGATTTTTCCTTGACTCAAAATTAATACAGTGACAAATATTAAACTGATGGATagttttttcaaaatgaagaaatactaTTTTGTTCTAACTTGGGTCCAAGTAATAATTACCTATTAATGGGAGAAGGACAATCTTCAGCAGTCAGAGAACTCTGATATTGGAAGAACATAAAGGACAAAAACATCCTCTCATATTTAGATAAGGAGTTCTGTCATGCAAAGGCCAATAGCAAAGTAACTTTTACCTTGAAAATTGCTTAGTATGCTTTAACTTTAGTCCCAAAAGTGAAAATTCTGCTAcggcattttctttccttctactcaCAAAAATGAGGACACCATCTCTCCACATAAATTCTTCGTAGCTCCTCATCTTACTTACATTTCACATTTGGGCAATGGAGCTTATGTTCCTGGTCCTAGCACATCAAATCAATAATTTCCCAAGGGAAGAAGCATTCGCTTCAGTAACCCTGTTACTCTTCCAAAGGCAGTGACTGAGTTTCAGAGGAAAGGACTAAATCTAGAAGATGAAGCACCAGCACAGACGAGCCGGATCCGTTCCCATCCTTCTCCCAATGAAACGCACACAGCAATGGGAGATGGCACTTGGGTAGACTCCAACTGATGGGAAGGGGTGTAGCTAGGGCTTACATTCCGGGCATCGTTAtttgaattattgtttttattttgacaatcTTTTTGCCTTCTGTTTCCTAGTGGCTGAGTGAGTCAAGACAGGGAAAGGGACGTTATCCTCAAATATTATCAGTGgaaactatttctatttttactcacATCTATATGCAGCAAAGTACATTTTTCTACCATCATTTCGTAGACAATGGGATTTTTCTGAAGTCTACATTTGAAAACTTAGTCCACATTTGAAGACCTTCTACACTAGAAACCATCCTTAAGCttatcttaataataataatattgataataataatattctctGAAGGACAGTGCTGTCTTTACATTGTAGCTGTAGGCATGGAAAAGCTGGAAGAATGTACATAAAGTTACCTCTATTCTCTGCTGCTGACACTGGCTGCTTTccttgtgttgtctttcctttgcctttttttgaGTAGTTCTCTGGTTCCTTGATCTTTATGTAAGTGCCTCCGCAGGTTTTCTGGTGCTCGGCCCACCAATAGTCATGAGCAGAGGGCGCCCTGTTGGTCGCACGTTTGACATAGCCATAGTAGGGCTGTTTGTACTGACACGGCCCATTGCAGCGCCACCAGTGTCGCCGGTATTCATCCACCTCATCGTGGAAAGTATGGTATACCTTGGGGGAGAGGCAGCTTTTGGCATTAAATGGGCAAGTTAACAATTCTAAGAAAATATCtaagtagcttttttttttaactttccagtTTTCTAGAGTTATATTTTGGGAAAGACAGAAACTACATTTAGTTTCTGTTCAGAAGTTCATTTTAATGGGAAACATCAGCAGTTCATTTAATACTTGATAAACTAtgtaaagatagaaaaatatgaGATCAGaagaccaaaaaaacccacaaaagccTCTATAAATGCTAAAAGTTTtagaaaccaaattttaaaaaatcaaaaattaagataaagacAGGATTTGAGATAATGTCATAATAAATAAGAATTGTTCCCACTGCTAATTTGAAAATTTTCCCTCTCAGTAACAACACCAAAGCGTTCTGAAGGACAATGTCCTATGACTGCCAGATCCTAacaacacagcatcttgcctgACGCAGCCTCTGCTAAACCCACTCTCCGCACTCTCACGGCTCTTTCTGCTCGTGTCTTTGTGATAATCCTTATGGGGGTCTCGTTCTGTCTGCTTATGGGTGAAATGCTCTCCAGGATTCGAATCTTTTCATCTTTGTCTCCCTAGTGGCTGATAGAGGCTTGGTACAGTGAAGGTGCTCAGTATTTGCTAACCGAGGAAATAAAAAGCTTCATTCTCTGAGTCAAATAAAATTCTCTGCAAAGTGCTTTTCAATCCTTAAACAGGATCCTCTTTTTTCATCCTCTAGATGAAATCTTACTTAGAAACTGAGCAGAAGACAGATGAAGAAGAGTTCTGAGTGGAAAGAAGATTAGCCCTCCCACCGTGATGGCACTGAGGACAGCAGGGCACCATTTAAAGACTGATACTCCTAAATGACCATCACTacctttttcttctgtcttctcagTGGAATGTTACTATTTGTATAAGATAAAGAGCATCTTtatatgaggtttttttttaaccaaagacatttaattttctaataaattCCCCTTGTGGGAAAGAATGCTAAACTTTCTGTAACTCTACTGATAAATAGTTTTACACTCACTATCTCTTTATCACAAGGAAAAAAGTTCTATTACTTGGGAAGCATGCAAACAATGCACATCATTATTAGGTGCAGAAGAGACTGGAGGACAAAGGTTAGGGGCAAAGCAATATGTATGATATGTATGACCCCGCCTTCACTCTCATGTTAAGAACTCCTTGCTTAATACTTAAGTTGCAAAAAAGATAGGGGATTGGAGCTGTGTTGCTTCCAACACTTACAACTCCTACAGCCTGGGGAGGCGACTTTTTAACAATGTAGTCACTAAAAGAAAATTGTTCTGCAATGTGAAACTGGGTGCCCTGTGGAGTTCATTATAACAGGATGTAACGTAAAAGCACGGGGCGTCCACTCCGTAAAACTTGTCCTAAATAAAAACACATTGACAGCCAAGATAAAAGAATATATCCTCTTCCAACTGAACAACAGGAAGTAAACCAGGACTCTGCTTAAAGTGTAAATTCTAATGAAGAAACTAAAAGCCTTTTATACTAGTAACTCTATAATACTTTTGCTAATTCGGACTTTATGTGATTGTTTTTGATGCAAGCCACTTTCCTGATGTTGAAGTAACTCTAAGTTTTAACTGAGCTCTCTAGAAAATTAAAACTGATACCTGGAAGCTAACACAGAGGGtaagcattttcattttccatcacaCTGGCCTTTACTgctttttaaagaaggaaacacCCAAGCATACCAAACAATTTAATCTCTGGAGGAATTAACATTCTATTtggttcaattcaattcaatattTGTCAAGCCCTTGCAGGGGCAACTCCATTATACATCTTATACAGACGTATATAAAGATAACTAAAGAGCCACCCTGTGTTCAGAGGTAGGGAAGTCAAGTAAAATATCGTAAAAGGTTAAATATCTGCTAAGGAGATTCCAAGGAGGGGCAAATTATATTCCACCGGAAAGATGGGTATTTtgacagaaagcagaggaagTGCTACATTTTAGGGCCAGAATATATGAGGAAAGGCAGAGGTGAAAGTTCAGTTAGAAACACAGGACACAAGCAGGGGGGTTGTGGGAggtaagaaaaaaggaataatacGGTTATTTGGTAAaaggaatcaataataaaaacaacgaCTATGTAATGACTGCTCAAACTGTGCTACAACGTTTTGcatgttttttcccctttaaccCTCACAGGGAATCAACAGACAGGTATtgctattatcctcattttgcatgtgagtaaactgaggcatagaagAGTTACGTAGGTCCCACAGGTGTAATCAGTGGAGCTGGCATCTGAACCCAAGCAGTCTGCCTCCTCATGCCCTTTGACCCCAGGCTCTGCCACCTCCTACAATATTAGGCAGAAATATGAATCAAGGAAGACCTCCGGTGAAGGGAACGACATACAACACGGTAGCAGGACACAGGATGGACTGAAGGAGGCGACTGGAACAAGGAAACACCGTCAAGAGATGACTGCAATAGTCCAGGAATTGCAGGCCTGAAGTGACTATGCATAAAACGTTGCCCTAGATATGGTCAGAGGCCTCAGGGATGTCGCTGGCTCAGCTGCCATTCCACTATGTGGTCCGACACAAGCCAGTCAGCTTCTCCAGGCCTCTCGCTTGCTGTGGAAAATCCTCAAAGGTGGTATTTATTTCTAcccagttttctatttttaattaaatcccAGGAAATACTGAATAATTAACtagtaaatattataaatgtgTGTGGCTTTACATACCGTTATATTGGCTCCCGTCAGGCGATTGATTCGATGCATATGTTTACAAAACTCTGGGCCATGCCCTTCCCTGTCTTTATCATTATTAGTGACAAATAAATAGGCATGTATCATTTCATGTAAGAGGGTCTGAAACAGAAAACAGTCAAATTAATTTGTATGacacttttgaaaaatacaaatgcattTTCTTACTCTACACTGAGGGTCTTAACCTTCTTTGGATCACAGGCTCCTTTCAGAAACTGATAAAAGTCATGAAGCATCTTTATAGAAAATTTATAAAGCGCACATTCAGAAAACTTTGCATATAGTATCGGAAGCTCTGCAGGTCCGAGGTTAAGAACTCCCTGTTCCAGGAAAGCCTTTTTAACTATTAATcaaaatccagaagaaaagatcaatgaattcAACTACATAAACACTTCAAAATTCTGTATGGGTAAAAAACACCATGAGTATGGTGAAAAGTCAAACTGAGAAAAATACATGGGGCCGACCCcgtgtccaagtggttaagttcgttcactccacttcagcggcccggggtttcagcggttcggatcctgggcgcagacatggcaccgctcatcaaggccatattgaggtggcatcccacatgccacaactagaaggacccacaactaaaatacacaactatgtactggggggatttggggagaaaaaagaaaaatatatgtgcaACTCATCTCACAGGCTATTAACtcctaaaacataaaatataaactcctaaaatataaatataaaatcaacgGGAAAATGaccaacaacccaattttaaaatgcaaattaatactaCACTAGTATATAACTTCTTGGTTATCAAGATCGGTAAAACTTCTCAAGTTTGACACCATTAGCAAAGCTAAGGGAAAACAAACATTCCCATATATGACTGGtaggagtgcaaaatggtaccaCCCCTAGGGAGGAGAATTTGGTAACATCTAACAACATTACAAACGCATTTATCCTTCGACCCAGCAATCCCTAGACTAACACGAAAGGTCAAATGTGCAAGGCATTTTCATTGTGGCATTGTTTACAATGGCAAAAGACTGGAAATCAGTGTTTAGCAATAGGGGCCTGGCTGAAGGCactaaagaatgaaaaagatctCTATGAAATGATTTGGAGAAAGCTACAGAGTGTATTGTTTTAATGAGAAAGGCAAAGGACAGAAGAGTGCACACAGTTATTTGCATAAGAAGTGTTATGTGGGGGGGAAGGGGAGTAAGAGTGGACATAAACATTTGCGAAAcagaacaatgaaagaaaaaagaaactagcAGCAACAGTATCCTATAGTGGGTACGGAGTTCAGGATAGAGACGAATGGGGTAGAACAAGAATTCTGTGTACAGTTTTCTATAGTTTTGggatttttaattatgtaaagttttaaaacaaataaacaataaaatctaCTGCTCATTCCACACCAAGGATGCAGAAGTTTACGCACAAAATTAACAAAAGCATTTAACGCTGCTGTTTCATAATGTGTTctaaagaatacatttttttaaaaaaaagtgaaaatcatAAAGGTCTTCAAAAGCATACCTTTTTCATAATcctccatatttttttaaaaaaatttccattagGAGAACTAGATTGGCATTAATGAATTTTGGTCTTATAAAATTATGCTATACAGAAAAATGGGATAATCAGAGAATTTAACTTGGTCATTATGAAAACATCCCTTTTAAAATCATGAACTGTATCTCTGAAAATGAACTTTATCTTTTCAAGTAAATGTCACTCTACTGTGACTCCAAAGACCATTCTACATTTCAAACATTTCTCAAcattctaaaataatgataaataactCTTCTTCTAAAAGAGCAACACATTTGGGTTTCTGATTTTTGGTTCAATTTAAACACATCTTGAAAATGGTACATGGCGCCATACTAACCATTTCTATTTTTACATACCATTTTCCACATTTAGGCCTGATTCAAGGCTCTAGACAATGTGGCCCCAAAACACCTTTCTGTCCTACCACTGTTCTCTTTCCGACCAAAAGCAACTATTTCTGATTCTAAATATGCTGTCAGTTTAATGGGCTTACTTTTGTTCACAGCATTCCCATTCCTTCTGCCAAGAATAGTCTCCTCCAGTAACTCTACCCATCAGAATCCAGCCTGTCCTCTAAGGCTCACCTCCACGTTTTAATTAGCGGCAGGAATAGTCACAAGGCAGTTGTGACGGGCCAAGTGGCATAGGGGACAAGACAAGAGCTTTAGAGCCAGAGAAACTCGACTCGAAACCAAGGATCTGCTATTTATTATTGATTGTGCCTGAGACCTTGGACAAGTGACAACTTGTTCCTCATCCCTAAAATGGGGATAGCCTAATCTTGCAGGGCCGTGGTAAAGGCACACACTAGATTAACTACATTAACACTAGTTAACAGTAGTTAAAAACAGTTAACATAGTCCAAAGTCTGGCACacaataggtgcttaataaagaGTGAGTGGTAGGAGTGGCGATATCAGTAGAAGTAAAACCTGTATGCGGGAAGCTCTTCTTGACCTCCTCAACCAGCTGgagttctttccttttctgagcCCCATTCATTGTAACTCAGGTGGCTGCTTTAGATACAGACCAGCACTCCACTGCTCCTCCCGTGCCCTTCTCACCCCTGATCTGATACTGTAACTTTCCACCAACAGCAAACGCTTACTTGATACCATTACCACACACTTCCCATTCTCTTCTTACCCATtaccttttaaaacaaaatttgttcatgtttatttaatcatttatgcaataaatattcattaagcaaCTATTATTCCAATTAGGGCTCCTAGTATAGTTATTTGGTTGATCATGTTGTTCAacatttttatgtctattttttcctgcttattcATTGAGTTACTAAGACTTGTAACATCTGCAACTATGACTGtagattatttctctttttgcttctgCTAATTTATGCTTCCTCTGTTTAAAGCTATGTAATTatttttaggattgttatgtttttttacttaatagattattttatcactataaaatgtCCCCCTTTTTTCCAAGTAAAActtcttcctttaaaatcttTAGTTTGATACTAACACAGCCACAACACTTTCTATTGTTAAGTGTTCAGACGATAttcttttttctatccttttacatttaacaCGTGTTTGTCTACTTTAGGTATGTCTCTTTTCATTTAGATGCCATTCCATGTCTTTAACTGGACTGtgtagtccatttacatttaatataattactgattTTGTGTGTATGCCTACCTTCCTCTTTATCCaggctttgttcttttattcctcctttcttttttattaatcaaGTATTTCTGTTGTACTACTTTACATTTAGTAgctgtttacttttttaaaaattgtggtaaaaaacacataacatagaatttacatcttaaccattttgaagtgtataGTTCAGCAGTGCtaagtatattcacactgttgtgaaACTCATTACCTTTTATTATCCTTAAAAACAGCATCCCTCATATTTCCAAGCATGTTTTAACATATTTCCCATCCAGCCTCTACCACCCTAGCCTCTTTTGTGCATACATTTCAAGTGATATAATCGGGACAAGACAAGTCACACTGGGTGCATCTTGGGGGAACTTCAGGCATCTATTAGATTCAGCTAAACATAATCTGGGAGTTCCCAGATTATGCTCCATTTTGCTAGCAGGAGTGACGACCAGCTCTAGATAGGAAGTGTGCCCTCATGCTGGATTCTTCTGCCAACTCAGCTAGGTGTCCTGAGAGGGCAGCACCACGGTGGCTGAATAGAGGAGAATCAAAATTCAGGTGTCTTAATAGGAAGATATGAATCCTAAATTTTTCTCTGCTTCTAAATATATAACTTAaaccagttacttaacctctctgaatcttcaTGTCCTTTTATAAAGATGAGGATAACACATTGAACATAAACAGGGTTGCTGTAAAAACCAAATCAGATGATATACCTGAAAGCCTTTAACTTTGAAGCACCATAAAAATATAAGGTAATCATTATTATTTGCCCCACAGAGTTTGCAAGGAGGgaaaacagatttctttttttttttttttttttacaagtacAGCTCAATTCACAGGAGTCTAAATCAATAATAAGCATTTCTAAATGACTGAATTAAGAATCAAGTTTATGCAAAGAATACCTCTACAAGATCCTTCCTTGGTCTCAACTTTAACAGGGGCTCACTGAGACGGATGGAACACATTCCACCCCTCCCTTCATAGCTGCATATCCCAGCACACCTGGAAAACAACCACCACAAGCGCGTTATTTaccaaatatacacaaaagggaagcagagaggaaagagcaaaCCCAGATATCTTCTCGGGCAGTTGGCACTAAGAGATCTCCATGGCAGATGGCTTTCTTAAAAGTATACCCCCTTTGCTAGGAGATATTTGCATTTGACCCCAGTTAGGGAGATATGGGAACAGTAGTGGCTTCCCTTACCCTAACCAGGCTGCGACAGCTCAAAGATAGTCCTATTCTGCTGCCCCCAATCTCCTCCCTACAAACTATAATCAGTTTGTGGTGGTAACAGCCATTAGCACATCTACAAAATTACTAGAAGCCCATCTGAAGGAGATGCGCACTTTATAACCTTTCTTAATCTGTCTTATTTTAGGTTGTCTTGTATCAATTCAAAAAACAAGCACCGTAGCATACAACCGCATCTGCAACTTGCTAGCTCCGTTCAGATACAGGAACGGATTATTTCAAATCGAGATTTCTCCAATTTAGCGTGTAGGCAAGGAATGCTTTTAGAGGCATCCCTGAAGATCCCACGGGTCCAGAAATATGGAAACTTTAACCCCTGGCCCCTTCTAACACACGAGCTCACTCCTAAGCGGTGCTATCCTATGGGACACAGAAGAGGACGGCACACATCCAGTGGAGGTTTCACTGCGTCCTCACCATTCTTTCTTAGGGGCAGCCTCTGGCCGTTTCCCCCTGCTGGGTCCTTGATTTACTACGCAAATCAAGTCCTAACTGTGCTCATTTGTTTTCAAGGGAGGTGAGATTCAAGAAAacatcctcttccctctctgtgtCCCTTCTAAGCCAAACCGTAGAGAGGTGGGCCACACGGCTTTCTTAAAGTCGTCTGGGCTGGagaggagcagggcagggagcaATACAGCGAGCGGAGCCGCCTGGTTCAGAACCAGACGCCCTCGTTTAACGCTCCCTGGGCCGTCGGGGcggagaaagaagagaagcccAGGGCCGGGGGCTGCGGAAGAGCTGCCCGCCGCCTCTTTTCCCAGGGGGCTCGGGACTCACATGGTcattcgcatgctccacttcaccTCGACGGCCTCCAGCTGGCCCCAGAAGAACCGGTCGTTGAACTGCACAAACAGGGCCTGCAAATCCGGGGTGGGGTCCACCAACTCCCAGGACGCGTCCACCAGCGACAGGGGCTCCTGGGCCTGATCGCGCCCCGAGACCTGCAAGTTCCACTCCTCGTGAAGCCGTAGCGCCAAAACCAGGTCCTCATCCATCGCTGCCACGATCCCGGCGACGTCCGCCGGCGTTGGGGTCGCTGTCGGGGGAGGCCGCAACTCCAGGCCCAGAGGTCCGAGCGCCGGGCGGGGCTCCCAGGAGATACCGGCTCTCGAGTCAGCAGGCCGATGTCGCGAGAACTCAGGGAAAACTGGCGCGAGAACGAGAACTGAGCTTGCCCCAAAGGCCGAAGCCGAGATTCTGggacttaaaaaaaagtcatcagCATGACACCCCCTAGGGGACTCAAAACTTGGATTCCCATGGCTTGGGCGGGAGGAAGGCTTCAGAAAGCCGGTTATCGGCTTTACTTTGAAACACCAACGCTACGCTCGGCCCATGCGCAGTACCTACGCCTCTCTGCGTCGCCCTCCACTCGCTTCCGCAATAGCTCCTCCGACGCACGCGCTCTAGGCCGCTGGCGTTCCTACGCAGGCGTATTATCTGCGCTCGGCCCCTCGCGCAGGCGCAGTGTCTAAAGCTCAGACTTGGACCCAGGCGTACTCGTCTCTCTCCCAGCCAGTTCCTCAGCCGTGGAGCTCGGTCGGGTTTGGGTGGGTCTGGACAGCGGCGGCACCGGTAGCAGCGATAGTGACAGTGACCGCGTGAGGCCCGGACGGAAATGGTGATGGCGATGTCGGACAGTGGGGCGAGCCGCCTGCGGCGACAGCTGGAGTCGGGGGGCTTCGAGGCGCGGCTGTACGTGAAGCAGCTCTCGCAGCAGTCGGACGGGGACCGAGACCTGCAGGAGCACCGGCAGCGCATCCAGGCGCTGGCGGAGGAGACGGCGCAGAACCTGAAGCGCAACGTCTACCAGAACTACCGGCAGTTCATCGAGACGGCCCGCGAGATCTCCTACCTGGAGAGCGAGATGTATCAGCTCAGCCACCTGCTGACCGAGCAGAAGAGCAGCCTGGAGAGCATCCCGCTCACCCTGCTGCCggctgctgccgccgctggcGCCGCCGCGGCCTccggaggggaggagggaggaggcggcGCGGGCGGCCGAGACCCCCTCCGCGGCCAGGCTGGCTTCTTTCCCGCTCCCGGGGGCGCCTCCCGCGACAGTTCCGGTCCGGGCGAGGAAGGAAAGCAGCGCACTCTCACCACTCTGCTTGAGAAGGTGGAAGGCTGCaggcacctgctggaaacgccgggACAGTACCTGGTGTACAACGGGGACCTGGTGGAATACGATGCGGACCACATGGCCCAGCTGCAGCGGGTACACGGCTTTCTCATGAACGACTGTCTGCTGGTGGCCACCTGGCTGCCACAGCGGCGGGGGATGTACCGCTACGACGCCCTCTATGCCCTAGATGGTTTGGCTGTGGTCAACGTCAAGGACAACCCGCCCATGAAGGACATGTTCAAGCTGCTAATGTTTCCCGAGAGCCGTATTTTTCAGGCAGAAAATGCTAAAATCAAACGAGAGTGGCTGGAAGTGCTGGAGGAAACCAAGAGGGCCCTCAGTGAAAAAAGAcgaagggagcaggaggaggcagcGGCCCCTCGAGGGCCACCCCAGGTGGCTTCCAAGGCCAGTAACCCATTCGAGGATGAAGACGACGACGAGCCAGCTGCTCCTGAGGTAGAGGAAGAGAAGGTGG
This is a stretch of genomic DNA from Equus caballus isolate H_3958 breed thoroughbred chromosome 1, TB-T2T, whole genome shotgun sequence. It encodes these proteins:
- the SPRTN gene encoding DNA-dependent metalloprotease SPRTN, with the translated sequence MDEDLVLALRLHEEWNLQVSGRDQAQEPLSLVDASWELVDPTPDLQALFVQFNDRFFWGQLEAVEVKWSMRMTMCAGICSYEGRGGMCSIRLSEPLLKLRPRKDLVETLLHEMIHAYLFVTNNDKDREGHGPEFCKHMHRINRLTGANITVYHTFHDEVDEYRRHWWRCNGPCQYKQPYYGYVKRATNRAPSAHDYWWAEHQKTCGGTYIKIKEPENYSKKGKGKTTQGKQPVSAAENRDKPSRGETQLVIPFSGKGYVLGETSNSLSSGKFITSHAINKTQDLLSQDRSANAVRPNSKIEVKFKQNGSSKKTSLVSPVLNTSHQSVLSNYFPRVAVANQKAFRSGNGSPTESVAVGDITKNSVSSTSQRMVTSSKISLRNSLKAMESTSVTPSQDASGPEDKFPSKRPRLEDKTVFDKFLIKKEQIRSGGNEPKCSSHPTAAAQNSSRSASHSKTVNCPVCQHEVLESQINEHLDWCLECDSIKVKS